From the Lepidochelys kempii isolate rLepKem1 chromosome 2, rLepKem1.hap2, whole genome shotgun sequence genome, one window contains:
- the LOC140907908 gene encoding LOW QUALITY PROTEIN: transmembrane protein 176B-like (The sequence of the model RefSeq protein was modified relative to this genomic sequence to represent the inferred CDS: deleted 1 base in 1 codon), translating into MLRAAHSEAGRSAALRTQLSGAAGGECGAVAGPGRSGLRMPTSVVKVNDMEVSTEGSDKTVINITVNQESCLAFLVRSMLQRRAKPWAPTSQGLAKGRYRGEQKVLGACQVLLGIVCGAIGVMLCFAPHMEEISSGSPFWTGALFIISGVFCIVSEKRGTGCWVWLALLFTLASVVSATVAVIIGARDMAWSFTFTEGSYLCGPASPSPTGSEDFWRPQDCRFQFRRLENLFRGVRLLLLLIMATGLCITLYSFLYGCWALCCRKQDWAEATGGKEPLLSSDSILPPDKEKAQVVQDI; encoded by the exons ATGCTCCGTGCCGCGCATTCCGAGGCAGGGAGGAGCGCGGCGCTGCGCACTCAGCTGTCG GGAGCGGCCGGCGGTGAGTGCGGGGCCGtcgcggggccgggccgg AGCGGGCTCAGGATGCCGACCAGCGTGGTGAAGGTGAATGACATGGAGGTTTCCACTGAGGGCTCGGACAAGACCGTCATCAACATCACCGTCAACCAGGAGTCGTGCCTGGCCTTCCTGGTCAGGTCCATGCTCCAGAGAAGGGCCAAGCCTTGGGCACCCACCAGCCAGGGCCTTGCCAAGGGCCGCTACCGCGGGGAGCAGAAAGTGCTTGGG GCCTGCCAGGTGCTGCTCGGGATCGTGTGTGGGGCCATTGGCGTGATGCTCTGCTTTGCGCCGCACATGGAGGAGATCTCGTCGGGATCCCCGTTCTGGACAGGCGCTCTG TTCATCATCTCCGGAGTCTTTTGCATTGTGAGCGAAAAGCGTGGCACTGGCTGCTGG GTCTGGCTAGCCTTGCTGTTCACCCTGGCCAGCGTTGTCTCGGCGACCGTGGCTGTGATCATCGGGGCGCGGGATATGGCATGGTCTTTCACCTTCACCGAAGGCTCTTACCTGTGTGGCCCGGCCTCACCGTCGCCCACGGGCTCCGAAGATTTCTGGAGACCGCAGGACTGCAGGTTCCAGTTCAGGAGGCTTGAG AACCTGTTCCGGGGCGTgcggctgctcctgctgctgatcATGGCCACCGGCCTCTGCATCACCCTCTACTCCTTCCTCTACGGCTGCTGGGCcctgtgctgcaggaagcag GACTGGGCCGAGGCCACGGGGGGCAAGGAGCCGCTCCTGTCCTCTGACTCCATCCTCCCGCCGGacaaggagaaagcccaggtTGTCCAGGATATCTGA